The Paenibacillus sp. FSL H7-0357 nucleotide sequence GGAATTGGCGACTAAGCGGATGCTTGCGAAGCGAGAGTTATTGCGAAGAAATACAGGAAGTAATGCTCCATAAAACTTAGCATATGCTTTCGAAGCCAGTTTTGTTCGAAGTGACTCAGGAAGTAAATGCTCACAAAACTTTTTAGGAGGAATGATTATGCCGCATCATACATTTAAGTGCAGTGAGTGCATCCCTGAACGGAGACAGCATGCAGTGATCAAAGGTCCCGGTGAGGATTTGACGTCAGCTCTTCCCGAAGGGTATCTCAACACTATTCCCGGAACGATCTCTGAACGGGGCTGTGCCTACTGCGGAGCCAAGCATGTTATCGGCACGCCGATGAAGGATGTTATCCATATAAGTCATGGTCCGGTGGGCTGTACCTATGATACCTGGCAGACCAAACGCTACATCAGCGATAATGACAACTTCCAGATCAAGAACACGTTTGCGACGGATGTAAAAGAAAAGCATATCGTATTCGGAGCGGAAGGGCTGCTCAAGAAAAATATCATTGAAGCGTTCAAGGCTTTTCCTGAAATCAAACGGATGACGATTTACTCTACCTGTGCCACGGCGTTAATCGGTGATGACATCGGCGCGGTTGCCCAGGAAGTCATGGATGAAATGCCTGAAGTTGATATCTTCGTCTGTAATTCTCCCGGGTTCGCGGGTCCAAGCCAATCCGGAGGCCATCATATCATTAATATCGCCTGGATCAAGCAGAAGGTAGGAACGGTGGAACCTGAAATCACCAGCGATTATGTAATCAATTATGTCGGCGAGTACAACATCCAGGGAGACCAGGAGGTTATGGTTGATTATTTCAAAACCATGGGTATTCAGGTGCTGTCCACCTTTACCGGAAACGGCTCCTACGATGATCTGAGAGCGATGCATAGAGCGCACCTCAATGTTCTGGAATGTGCGCGTTCCGCCGAATATATCTGCAACGAGCTGCGGGTGAAATATGGAATACCGCGTCTCGACATTGACGGATTTGGCTTTGAGCCGCTGTCGGCATCACTCCGCAAAGTCGGATTATTCTTCGGCATAGAGGACCGGGCACAGGCGATTATCGATGAGGAAACTGCCAGATGGAAGCCGGAGCTTGACTGGTACAAGGAACGCCTGCAAGGCAAAAAAGTATGTCTCTGGCCGGGCGGGTCCAAGCTCTGGCACTGGGCGAATGTCATTCATGAGGAAATGGGACTTGAGGTTGTCTCCATGTATACGAAATTCGGCCATCAGGGCGACATGGAAAAGGGGATTGCCCGCTGTGATACGGGTGCGCTTGCGATAGATGATCCGAACGAGCTTGAAGGACTGGAAGCTCTGGAGATGCTTAAGCCCGACATCATTTTAACCGGTAAACGTCCGGGCGAAGTGGCCAAGAAAGTACGTGTTCCTTATCTCAATGCGCATGCCTATCATAATGGTCCTTACAAAGGCTATGAAGGCTGGGTCAGATTTGCCCGCGATATTTATAATGCGATCTACTCGCCGATTCATCAGCTGTCCGCCCTGGATATCAGTAAGGATGCGATTCCGACGGATAAAGGCTTTGCTACCCAGCGGATGACCTCTGATGCGAATTTGAGCGAAGAAATCCGGTCTTCTGTAACGTTAAGACAATATACAGGCGGGTATGATTCGGTATCCAAACTGCGGACCAAAACCTATCCGCATCTGCAAAATCAGCTTGCCGGCGTTTAGGTATAGGGAGGAGAGCCCATGGAAGAGTTGATGAAAGAGAGAGTTGCACAGCTGGAAAATTATATTTTGAAGCATTGTTTATGGCAGTTTCATTCCCGCACCTGGGACAGGGAGAAGCAGAACGAGGGCGTTCTTTCAAAGACCATGCAGATTCTGTGCGATGAACCCGTGGACAAAGGAACCCCCGCAGACCGCTGCTATTGGGTAGATGCCGTAGTTCTGGCGGAAGAGTACAAGAAGCGGTTCTCGTGGCTTGCGGCTTTGGACAAAACGGAAATTAAGCTGTTGATGCAAGGGCTGAAGGAACGGATCGATTATGTAACCATTACCGGATCGCTGAACAAAGAGTTGACCGTCAAGCAATATTAATTCGTCGTCAGCTCTACAACAGGTCCAGTCAAGGTGGACGCGCACATGAATAATCGGAGGGGGTAATACTATGACTTGTGAAATCGTTCAAAAGGAACGCGGCGGTGTTATTAATCCGATATTCACTTGCCAGCCTGCAGGCGCGCAGTATGCCAGTATCGGAATCAAGGATTGTATCGGAATCGTTCATGGAGGGCAGGGCTGCGTAATGTTCGTCCGCCTGCTGTTCTCGCAGCATTTCAAGGATAACTTTCTACTCGCCTCGTCTTCCGTGCATGAGGATGGAGCGGTATTCGGCGCATTAAACCGTGTGGAAGAAGCAGTTGATGTCCTGCTTATGCGATACCCGGAGATTAAGGTAGTGCCGATCATCACCACCTGTTCCACGGAAGTCATCGGTGACGATGTGGACGGCGTGATTTTGAAGCTTAATAGCGGGCTTTTGGCGGAGAAGTATGCCGGCCGCGAGGTGCATTTGATACCGGTTCATACGCCGAGCTTTGTGGGCAGCCAGGTGAGCGGGTATGATGTGGCTGTGGAAGCTTTTGTGAAGTATTTTGCCCAAAAGGACCAGCCGAACGGCAAGCTTAATCTGATCACTGGCTGGGTTAATCCCGGAGATGTGACGGCACTCAAGCACCTGCTGGCCGAAATGCAGGTGGATGCGACGGTGCTGTTTGAAATAGAAAGCTTTGATTCTCCGATAATGCCGGATAAAAGCGGAGAATCGCACGGCAATACGACGATTGCCGATCTGGCCGGAACGGCCAACGCACTGGGTACCATTGCGCTCAATAAATACGAAGGCGGTAAAGCCGCCAAGTATCTCCAGAATGAATTTGATATACCGACGGTCATCGGACCTACTCCGATCGGTATCCGCAATACAGATACCTTTTTGCAGAATGTCAAACAATTAACGGGCAAAGCGATTCCGGAATCCTTAGTCCGTGAACGCGGGGTAGCCATCGACGCCCTGGCTGATCTTGTGCACATGTTCCTCGCCGACAAGAAGGTAGCGATCTACGGACATCCCGATCTGGTTATCGGTCTGGCTGAGTTCTGTATTGATCTGGAGATGAAACCCGTCCTTCTGCTGCTGGGTGACGACAACACGACCTATAAGAATGATCCCCGGATAAAGGCGCTGCAGGAAAACGTGGAATTCGATATGGAAATCGTCTTGAACGCCGACCTGATGGAACTTGAAACCCGCATTAAGAACAAGGATGTGGATTTGGACCTGATCCTGGGCCACTCCAAGGGCCGTTTTACCGCCATCGACAACAATATTCCCATGGTGCGTGTCGGGTTCCCAACCTATGACCGCGCGGGATTGTACCGTCATCCGACTGTTGGATATGCAGGTGCGATCCGGCTGGCTGAAGAAATCGCCAACACTTTGTTCACTGATATGGAGTACAAGAAGAACAAGGAATGGATTTTGAGTGTGTGGTAGGACCTGCGTTACCCAGGACTATATACGGGAAGGGTGAATCGTTATGCTGGTAACGGAAACGGATGTAGAGGCATTTGAAGAAAATTATCGGGATGCCATGGGATATCATCGCCGTGCGGAGCAGTTTTTGCATCAAAAACAGCGGCTAAGCCTGGTATTCAATGTTGGCTCTGTTGCGCTGGAACGGTACCTTGTCGCCTTATGCCACCTATATGGGATCATGCCCTTGAATCACAATTATATCTGTCTCATGAATGCAGTGGAATCTGTCATTGATGTTCCCAAAGAGCTGAATAAGGAGATCCGGTCGCTGGATTTTATTTTCGGTATCTGTTCGCTGGATGATTATTTTCATGGCACACCGAAGCCGGAGGATTCAACCCGTGTGCTGACCATGTGTGAAAAGGTGCGGCAGCTCTTTGATCCGGGCAGGATATCCTTGGCGAGAGCAGCTGGTGCCGTTGGCTGAGATGCGAATCCATTATCTGCAGCATGTAGCTATGGAGGACCCGGGCAGTATTCTGGCCTGGGCTAGTGAGCAGGGATGCAGTCTTACGCATACGTTGTTCCACGAGTCGGGTGCGCTACCGGCTGTGGACAGCTTTGATTGGCTGCTGATCCTGGGCGGCCCCATGAATATTTATGAAGAGGAGCGCTTTCCGTGGCTGGCTGAAGAAAAGCTGTTCATCCGTTCTGCCATTGCTGCCGGAAAGATAGTGATCGGTCTTTGTCTCGGAGCCCAGCTTATTGCGGATGTGATCGGCGGACAGGTAACGGCAAACCGTGAGCCTGAAATCGGCTGGCTGCCGGTACGCTGGAGTGCCAAAGCCCGGGAACACCCGCTCTTCTCTTTTTTTTCTGAAACCTCTATTGTGTTTGAATGGCATTATGACACCTTCAGCTCTTTGCCGCCCGAGGCGGAGGTTCTTGCCGGAAGCGATGCGTGCGCTCATCAACTCTTTATGTACAACGAACGGGTTTTCGGATTCCAATTCCATCTGGAGACTACACGAGCGATGCTGGAGCAGTTGATTGCGGAATACAGGAGTGAGCTGCAGCCTGCTGCCTATGTGCAGTCTGCGGGGGGAATGCTCGCTCATCCGGAATATATCGTGCTGAACAACACCTGGATGGCGGAGTTTTTGAACCGGCTCAGCGAACAGGAAAGGAGGAGCAGGTCCTGATGGAGCATATCAGCTATAAGCAAAGGGACTGCCGCGACCAGGATAAAATCGTGGATTTCCTGACTGTCGCAAGAATTGGCATTGTAGGAATCGGCGGGGATGCTTATCCCTATGCCGTGCCGGTCAATTATGTATGGCATCAAGGCTCTGTATATTTCCACGGCATGGGTTCGGGCAAAAAAGTGCGTCTGCTCGCGGAGCATCCGGCAGTAAGTTTCACCGTGTACCGGGAAGACAGCACGTTGACTGATCCGGTCCCCTGCAAGGCAGATACCGCATATTTCAGTGTGATGCTGTTTGGTGAAGCAGCCAAGGTTACCGATATGAGTGAGGCAGCTGGAGTCCTTCAGAAGATTCTGGAGAAGTATACACCGGGCTTCTATAAGCAGGAAATGTCGGAACGTATGGTAGCGAAATACAGGTCCTCCATGGATGGGAACGGAGTAGCCGTCTACCGGCTGACTCCGGTTCATCTGACGGCCAAGGAAAATGCGGCTGTCTGAGTAAACGTTCCGGCAGTATACAGCATAAGTCCGGAGCTTCACTTTAGCAGGAGTGCCCTGCACTCAATCACATATGGATGGCGGAATTCCTGACGCGTACATGCCAGAGTCTCCTGTTAAAGGGGGCTCTTTATCTTTCCGGGTTCGGGTTAACCGATACTCCGTAAATTTGCACTAGGGCAAAAAATATGTTCTAATTTTAAGTATATTCTAAACCCCAGCTTTTTTGTTGCATATACATGTAGTATCCTGAAACGAACATAAGTGGTCCGGCCAATTTACAGAGGAGGCGATGGTATGTTTAAGAAATTGCTGAAAAAAGTGATTCATTCCGTTGAGCATTCCCAGCATAAACACTCCAGCAGCAAACGGGGAAGGCAAGGATATGGCCGTCATTCCAGCTCCGATAAGAAAATACAGTATTCCCGTCATTCCAGCAGTGACAGACCAAGATCCCGGGGAGGCTCTTCTTCGGACTACCGTCATGGCAGCGGTCATAAAGGGCATAAATATTATAAGAATAGATACGGCAGCCATTCGAGCTGAGCGGTTAAGACTTCAGCCCGGGGAGGCTTGCCGATAGTTCGGAGACAAACTCGGAGGTGCTCTGATAAGGTACACCTTCACCGAGCAGCCTGATGAGAATAAGCTCCAGCTGTGGTGAGAGCTCAA carries:
- the anfK gene encoding Fe-only nitrogenase subunit beta, which gives rise to MTCEIVQKERGGVINPIFTCQPAGAQYASIGIKDCIGIVHGGQGCVMFVRLLFSQHFKDNFLLASSSVHEDGAVFGALNRVEEAVDVLLMRYPEIKVVPIITTCSTEVIGDDVDGVILKLNSGLLAEKYAGREVHLIPVHTPSFVGSQVSGYDVAVEAFVKYFAQKDQPNGKLNLITGWVNPGDVTALKHLLAEMQVDATVLFEIESFDSPIMPDKSGESHGNTTIADLAGTANALGTIALNKYEGGKAAKYLQNEFDIPTVIGPTPIGIRNTDTFLQNVKQLTGKAIPESLVRERGVAIDALADLVHMFLADKKVAIYGHPDLVIGLAEFCIDLEMKPVLLLLGDDNTTYKNDPRIKALQENVEFDMEIVLNADLMELETRIKNKDVDLDLILGHSKGRFTAIDNNIPMVRVGFPTYDRAGLYRHPTVGYAGAIRLAEEIANTLFTDMEYKKNKEWILSVW
- the anfG gene encoding Fe-only nitrogenase subunit delta, which encodes MEELMKERVAQLENYILKHCLWQFHSRTWDREKQNEGVLSKTMQILCDEPVDKGTPADRCYWVDAVVLAEEYKKRFSWLAALDKTEIKLLMQGLKERIDYVTITGSLNKELTVKQY
- a CDS encoding type 1 glutamine amidotransferase codes for the protein MRIHYLQHVAMEDPGSILAWASEQGCSLTHTLFHESGALPAVDSFDWLLILGGPMNIYEEERFPWLAEEKLFIRSAIAAGKIVIGLCLGAQLIADVIGGQVTANREPEIGWLPVRWSAKAREHPLFSFFSETSIVFEWHYDTFSSLPPEAEVLAGSDACAHQLFMYNERVFGFQFHLETTRAMLEQLIAEYRSELQPAAYVQSAGGMLAHPEYIVLNNTWMAEFLNRLSEQERRSRS
- a CDS encoding pyridoxamine 5'-phosphate oxidase family protein; translation: MEHISYKQRDCRDQDKIVDFLTVARIGIVGIGGDAYPYAVPVNYVWHQGSVYFHGMGSGKKVRLLAEHPAVSFTVYREDSTLTDPVPCKADTAYFSVMLFGEAAKVTDMSEAAGVLQKILEKYTPGFYKQEMSERMVAKYRSSMDGNGVAVYRLTPVHLTAKENAAV
- the anfD gene encoding nitrogenase iron-iron protein, alpha chain codes for the protein MPHHTFKCSECIPERRQHAVIKGPGEDLTSALPEGYLNTIPGTISERGCAYCGAKHVIGTPMKDVIHISHGPVGCTYDTWQTKRYISDNDNFQIKNTFATDVKEKHIVFGAEGLLKKNIIEAFKAFPEIKRMTIYSTCATALIGDDIGAVAQEVMDEMPEVDIFVCNSPGFAGPSQSGGHHIINIAWIKQKVGTVEPEITSDYVINYVGEYNIQGDQEVMVDYFKTMGIQVLSTFTGNGSYDDLRAMHRAHLNVLECARSAEYICNELRVKYGIPRLDIDGFGFEPLSASLRKVGLFFGIEDRAQAIIDEETARWKPELDWYKERLQGKKVCLWPGGSKLWHWANVIHEEMGLEVVSMYTKFGHQGDMEKGIARCDTGALAIDDPNELEGLEALEMLKPDIILTGKRPGEVAKKVRVPYLNAHAYHNGPYKGYEGWVRFARDIYNAIYSPIHQLSALDISKDAIPTDKGFATQRMTSDANLSEEIRSSVTLRQYTGGYDSVSKLRTKTYPHLQNQLAGV